One genomic region from Clostridia bacterium encodes:
- a CDS encoding alpha/beta hydrolase produces MKPAELTLTKEWDKTFPKSDKVDHSKVTFINRYGITLAADLYVPKGVEGKLPAIAVCGPFGAVKEQCSGLYAQTMAERGFLTLAFDPSFTGESGGNVRYMASPDINTEDFMAAVDFLSLCDKVDPNRIGIIGICGWGGLALNTAALDTRIKATVASTMYDMTRVNAKGYFDSEDSEEARYQKRAAMCSQRLEDLKSGEYKLGGGVVDPLPEDAPYFVKDYYDYYKTGRGYHPRSLNSNGGWNVIGCESFINQPILQYSNEIRSAVLVMHGDAAHSCYFGRDAYADMVKDSKYTENKELLIIPGASHTDLYDGGGKDAIPFDKIEAFMKENLK; encoded by the coding sequence ATGAAACCGGCAGAACTTACATTGACAAAAGAATGGGACAAGACCTTTCCCAAAAGCGACAAGGTGGATCACAGCAAGGTCACTTTTATCAATCGCTACGGCATCACGCTGGCAGCGGATCTGTACGTTCCGAAGGGCGTAGAGGGAAAGCTCCCGGCCATCGCGGTCTGCGGCCCCTTCGGAGCCGTCAAGGAGCAGTGCTCCGGGCTGTATGCGCAGACGATGGCGGAGCGCGGCTTTCTGACGCTTGCCTTTGACCCCTCCTTCACCGGTGAGAGCGGCGGGAACGTGCGCTACATGGCTTCCCCGGATATCAACACTGAGGATTTCATGGCGGCGGTGGATTTCCTCTCCCTGTGCGACAAGGTCGATCCGAATCGGATCGGTATCATCGGCATTTGCGGCTGGGGCGGTCTGGCGCTGAATACCGCGGCGCTGGACACCCGCATCAAGGCGACGGTCGCCTCGACCATGTATGACATGACACGTGTCAACGCGAAGGGGTACTTCGATTCTGAGGACAGCGAGGAAGCCCGCTATCAGAAGAGAGCCGCTATGTGCTCACAGCGTCTGGAAGACCTGAAAAGCGGCGAATACAAGCTCGGCGGGGGTGTCGTCGATCCGCTTCCGGAGGACGCGCCGTATTTTGTGAAGGATTACTACGACTATTACAAGACAGGTCGCGGCTATCATCCCCGTTCCCTCAACTCCAACGGCGGCTGGAATGTGATCGGCTGCGAGAGCTTTATCAATCAGCCGATCCTGCAGTACTCCAATGAGATTCGCTCTGCGGTTTTGGTGATGCACGGCGATGCAGCGCATTCCTGCTACTTTGGCAGGGACGCCTATGCTGACATGGTGAAGGACAGCAAGTACACCGAAAACAAGGAACTGCTCATCATTCCGGGTGCTTCCCATACCGATCTTTATGACGGCGGCGGCAAGGACGCGATCCCATTTGACAAGATCGAAGCGTTTATGAAGGAGAATCTGAAATGA
- a CDS encoding helix-turn-helix transcriptional regulator has product MSEERAEQAKDLDALRKALPDEDLLLDIAELFKVFGDSSRIKIISALGLKELCVNDIAELLDMTVSAVSHQLRILRTNKLVKYWKVGKEVYYSLDDDHVKMLFDMAKAHLEE; this is encoded by the coding sequence ATGAGCGAAGAGAGAGCAGAGCAAGCCAAAGATCTGGACGCGTTGCGCAAAGCCTTGCCCGACGAAGATCTGTTGCTGGATATCGCCGAGTTGTTCAAAGTGTTCGGCGACAGTTCGCGCATCAAGATCATCTCGGCCTTGGGGCTCAAAGAGTTGTGCGTCAACGACATAGCGGAACTACTGGATATGACGGTATCCGCGGTGTCCCACCAACTGCGCATTTTGCGCACCAACAAGTTGGTGAAGTATTGGAAGGTCGGCAAAGAGGTGTATTACAGTTTGGACGACGATCACGTCAAAATGCTGTTCGATATGGCCAAAGCCCACCTCGAGGAATAG
- a CDS encoding flavodoxin family protein, translating into MSKVLVITTSLRAKSNSDRLAEELIRGAKEAGNEVENISLKGKEIRFCIGCLACQKTQKCVLKDDAAEIAEKVRNADALVFVTPIYYYEMSGQMKTLLDRMNPLYPSDYKFRSIYMLSVAAEDETYVPEKAISGLRGWIDCFEKAEFAGSLFCGGINDAGEANGRTAELEEAYEFGKQIR; encoded by the coding sequence ATGAGCAAAGTACTTGTAATTACAACAAGTCTGCGGGCAAAGAGCAATTCCGACAGACTGGCTGAAGAACTGATCCGCGGCGCAAAAGAAGCTGGAAACGAAGTCGAAAATATCAGCCTCAAAGGCAAAGAGATCAGATTCTGCATTGGCTGTCTTGCCTGTCAGAAGACGCAGAAGTGTGTGCTGAAGGACGACGCCGCGGAGATTGCCGAGAAGGTCAGGAACGCCGACGCGCTGGTGTTCGTCACGCCGATCTATTATTATGAGATGAGCGGTCAGATGAAGACGCTACTTGACCGTATGAATCCGCTTTATCCGTCCGATTACAAGTTCCGCAGTATCTATATGCTGTCGGTCGCCGCGGAAGATGAAACTTACGTTCCCGAAAAAGCCATCAGCGGTTTGCGAGGATGGATTGATTGCTTTGAAAAAGCAGAATTCGCAGGATCATTATTCTGCGGTGGCATCAACGATGCCGGCGAAGCAAACGGCCGCACTGCCGAACTGGAGGAAGCGTATGAATTCGGAAAACAGATCAGGTAA
- the cadA gene encoding cadmium-translocating P-type ATPase encodes MKKETWNLCRILVAAAILVPILVLEYTQEARWAEITVICLSAAAFVLVGYDVIIKAVRRLLHAQFLDESFLMTIASIGAFAIGEYPEAVAVMLFFQVGEYFEKRAVKRSRKSIAALLAINPDTANLVDDEGERVVPCEEVAVGQIVLVKPGERVPFDGVVVDGASDLDMSSLNGESVPRTVAVGDQVMSGAVNIGCVLRVEVTKPYGESTASKMIALVEKAREQKAPVENFITTFAKFYTPIVVGIALIIGVVVPLCIHYNDWPTWAFWLKKAMVFLVVSCPCALVISVPLTYFGAIGLAGRMGILIKGGHVFAAVTKVDMLVMDKTGTVTEGRFAVSSVWPEDKRREVLSLAYLCERHSNHPIAKSICDAYATENASDAEAYAIEEIRGKGMVARNGEAVVLAGNASLMAAYDVDVAACPTSVGTVVYVAQNGALVGCISIKDTVKADSRQAIETVKEQQIETIMLSGDSASIVAEVAQEVGVDAYYAETLPEDKVNKVVEWQKEGKTVAFVGDGINDAPVIATAAVGVAMGGVGSDAAIESADVVLMYDSLTQIPKLRRISFKTKRIVVENIVFALGVKLGVMALSFTPVAQSAVMMWLAVGADVGVAVLAILNAMRAGGKK; translated from the coding sequence ATGAAAAAAGAGACTTGGAATCTTTGCCGCATTCTCGTTGCGGCGGCTATTTTGGTGCCCATTCTCGTGCTCGAATACACGCAAGAGGCGCGTTGGGCCGAGATAACCGTGATATGCCTGTCGGCGGCCGCGTTCGTCTTGGTGGGCTACGACGTCATTATCAAAGCCGTCCGCCGCTTGTTGCACGCACAGTTTTTGGACGAAAGTTTTTTGATGACCATCGCGTCCATCGGCGCATTCGCCATAGGCGAATATCCCGAGGCCGTGGCCGTAATGCTGTTTTTCCAAGTCGGCGAATACTTCGAGAAGCGGGCGGTCAAACGCTCGCGTAAGTCCATCGCGGCCCTTCTTGCCATCAATCCCGACACCGCCAACCTCGTGGACGACGAGGGAGAGCGCGTAGTGCCTTGCGAAGAGGTGGCGGTAGGGCAAATCGTGCTGGTCAAGCCGGGCGAGCGCGTACCCTTTGACGGCGTGGTCGTGGACGGCGCGTCCGACCTTGATATGTCCTCGTTGAACGGCGAGAGCGTGCCGCGCACGGTCGCGGTGGGCGACCAAGTCATGTCGGGCGCGGTCAATATCGGCTGCGTACTGCGCGTGGAAGTCACCAAGCCCTACGGCGAATCGACGGCTTCCAAAATGATAGCGTTGGTGGAGAAAGCGCGCGAGCAAAAAGCGCCCGTTGAAAACTTCATCACCACGTTCGCCAAGTTCTATACCCCCATCGTGGTCGGCATCGCGTTGATCATCGGCGTGGTCGTGCCGCTATGCATTCACTACAACGATTGGCCCACTTGGGCGTTTTGGCTCAAAAAGGCGATGGTCTTTTTGGTGGTCAGTTGCCCGTGCGCCTTGGTCATCAGCGTGCCTTTGACCTACTTCGGCGCCATCGGCTTAGCGGGCAGGATGGGCATTCTCATCAAGGGCGGCCACGTGTTCGCCGCCGTCACCAAGGTCGATATGTTGGTGATGGACAAGACGGGCACCGTGACCGAAGGGCGGTTCGCCGTGTCGTCCGTATGGCCCGAGGACAAGCGTCGAGAGGTGCTGTCGCTCGCCTACCTTTGCGAGCGGCATAGCAATCACCCCATCGCCAAGTCGATATGCGACGCGTATGCGACCGAAAACGCGTCTGACGCCGAAGCGTACGCGATAGAGGAGATACGGGGCAAAGGTATGGTGGCGCGCAACGGAGAAGCCGTCGTTTTGGCCGGTAACGCCTCGTTGATGGCGGCCTACGACGTGGATGTGGCTGCGTGCCCGACGTCGGTCGGAACGGTGGTCTACGTCGCCCAAAACGGGGCTTTGGTCGGCTGTATATCCATCAAAGACACCGTCAAAGCGGATAGCCGCCAAGCCATCGAGACCGTCAAGGAGCAACAAATCGAAACCATTATGCTGTCGGGCGACAGCGCGTCCATCGTGGCCGAAGTGGCCCAAGAGGTGGGCGTGGACGCCTATTACGCCGAGACCTTGCCCGAAGACAAGGTCAACAAGGTGGTCGAATGGCAAAAAGAGGGCAAGACCGTTGCCTTCGTCGGGGACGGCATCAACGACGCACCCGTCATCGCCACGGCCGCCGTAGGCGTGGCGATGGGCGGCGTAGGCTCGGACGCGGCCATCGAGAGCGCGGACGTGGTGTTGATGTACGACAGCCTGACACAAATACCCAAACTACGCCGCATATCTTTCAAAACCAAACGCATCGTCGTGGAAAATATCGTCTTTGCGTTGGGCGTCAAATTGGGCGTGATGGCGTTGAGTTTCACCCCCGTGGCGCAGTCGGCCGTGATGATGTGGCTGGCCGTGGGCGCGGACGTGGGCGTGGCGGTGTTGGCCATTCTCAACGCGATGCGTGCGGGCGGCAAGAAATAA
- a CDS encoding heavy-metal-associated domain-containing protein — translation MRKVFELEDLDCAVCAAKMQDAVGKIEGVKEVTVSFIAQKMTLEYDEAREKEIFKAVKKTCKKVEPDCTILGM, via the coding sequence ATGAGAAAAGTATTTGAGTTGGAAGATTTGGATTGTGCGGTCTGCGCCGCCAAAATGCAGGATGCCGTCGGCAAAATCGAGGGCGTAAAGGAAGTTACGGTGAGTTTTATCGCGCAGAAGATGACCTTGGAGTACGACGAAGCGCGCGAAAAGGAAATCTTCAAAGCCGTCAAAAAGACGTGCAAAAAGGTGGAGCCGGACTGCACCATTCTCGGTATGTAA